The proteins below come from a single Aegilops tauschii subsp. strangulata cultivar AL8/78 chromosome 6, Aet v6.0, whole genome shotgun sequence genomic window:
- the LOC109770127 gene encoding uncharacterized protein gives MVSWSDSESTGGSGAQYISSDDSPLKIPATIDEPSFEGLADDLNVICEHGNPGRKYVAFEGISTGRRFIACATEGVGNCGLVQWVDEHWPEYLQNAIHKLWLMYEHSQHENKMACLEHSSTVHNLTQPKKELQDTYEKLVEDVNNLLDYKDSQPEVNQKNDAENISVSVESSMTKDVEIKKLKAVVDQLKQIHVAQATVIRNLKFSHLKEKEKLSSDKRTLEICYADLKKEKDDLKKEKDKLDCCMAELMKVKEKLTMEKSTLASCIVELKTAGDRNKRKLHQIKAICDED, from the exons ATGGTGTCCTGGAGCGACAGTGAGAGCACTGGCGGCTCCGGCGCGCAGTACATCTCCTCCGACGACTCCCCTCTCAAG ATCCCAGCTACAATTGATGAGCCGTCGTTCGAGGGTCTTGCTGACGACTTGAATGTGATTTGTGAGCATGGGAATCCAGGGAGGAAGTATGTTGCATTTGAGGGGATAAGCACTGGTAGGAGGTTCATTGCCTGTGCCACTGAA GGTGTTGGAAATTGTGGATTAGTGCAGTGGGTAGATGAGCATTGGCCAGAGTATCTGCAGAATGCTATTCATAAGCTGTGGCTTATGTATGAGCATAGCCAGCATGAAAACAAGATGGCATGCCTGGAGCATTCAAGCACCGTACACAATCTCACACAGCCGAAAAAAGAGTTGCAGGACACATATGAGAAGCTTGTTGAAGATGTGAACAACCTCTTGGATTATAAGGATAGCCAGCCTGAGGTAAACCAGAAGAATGATGCTGAGAACATTTCAGTTAGTGTGGAAAGCAGCATGACAAAGGATGTTGAGATCAAAAAATTAAAGGCTGTTGTTGACCAGTTAAAGCAAATTCATGTAGCTCAAGCCACTGTCATTAGGAATTTGAAGTTCAGCCATCTTAAAGAGAAGGAAAAGTTGAGCTCTGATAAGAGGACTTTGGAGATTTGCTATGCTGACCTGAAGAAAGAGAAGGATGACCTGAAGAAAGAGAAGGATAAGCTGGATTGTTGCATGGCTGAGCTGATGAAAGTGAAGGAGAAGTTGACCATGGAGAAGAGTACTCTTGCTTCCTGCATTGTTGAGCTCAAGACAGCAGGTGATAGAAACAAGAGGAAGCTTCACCAGATTAAGGCTATTTGTGATGAGGACTAA